The Campylobacter armoricus sequence GAGCTTAATGTATATGAGTTTGAAGATTTGCTTTTAAATAAGCCTGTGGTTTTAAAAATTTATAAAAATTATATACAAAACTTTGCTGAATTTATAGAAGTTAAAAAGCAATTTATTTCAAATTTAAAAAGTGAATTTGATGCTAAAAAATCAATGATTTCTAGTATCAAATCTCAAATTTCTAAACTTTAAAAGTTTCTAATAATATTTTTTAAGATTTTATAAAATTATCTATTTGAGAGTTTTACTACATCATTTGTTATAAAAGTATGCAAAGACTTAGTTTTTGTGGTATTTTGTGGAAAGTTATGTAATCTTGTATTAATTTTTTTAACTTTAAAGTTTGCTAAAGTCTTTTTGCTTTATTTGGCAAAAAATGTTTTTATATTTATCTTTATTTGCAGTGAATAAACGGAAATGGACTAAAGATTTTTTCTAAGCAAAGAGCTGATTTCTAAACTTTTTGCTTTATTTTGAAGTAAAATTTCTTCTAAAATTTCTAAATTCTTTGGCGAAAGAAATTCTAGAAGTTCTAAGAGATTGCTATAATTTTGATGAGAAATTTTGTTTTTATAAAGTTTGCGGACAATTTTAAAATTTTCTTCTTTTTTATCACTGAAAAGCTCTTGCTCAAAAACCCCTAAAGCATCAGCAATAAAAGGTATCATATCTGCTTTTATGTCAATATTTCCATTTAAGTAAGCATAAATACTTGAAAGTGTAGGAATTTCTCCTGTTTTATTCGCTCTCATTCCTAAATTTATCAAGCGATTAGCCAATTCTTTTTTGCTAATATTTTTTTCTTTTAAAATTTCATTAATTCTATTGACAACTTTCATTTTCTTACTTTTAATCTATAGTTTATCTGTAATTTTAAGCTAATTTATTATTGTAAAAGTATAATTTAAGTATTGATTATCTATAATTTTATAGTTTTTCGATAAAAACTAGGAGTTATATTTGACAAAATTATCTATCATCATTCCTTTTGGCACGAGCAAAGAACGACCTTATATCAAAGAAAGAGTGATAAACAAGGCAAATGAATATAAAAGTGACGAATTAGTGGAATATATTTTTGTAGAAGGTTTTTCATCTTTAGAACACAAAGAGCTTAAAAGTCTTATTGAAAGTAAAGGACATCGTTATTTTAAAGATGAAACTCAACAACTTAGCAAAGCTTTTTCACTAGGACAATGTAGAAATTTAGGCATTATTAATGCAAAAAGCGATGTAGTGATGTCTTTGGATGTTGATTATGTGATAAGCGAAAAAAATTTAGGAAATATTTTAGAGTTAATAAGTATAAAAGAAATAGATAAAAATCCTAATGCTTTTTTGGTCTTACCTTGCGTATTTTTAAATGAATTTGGAACCGAAATTTTACAAGGATATAAACTTTCATTGTGGGATAATATCATTATACACGATATGAATTTTGATCGAAAATTTATCAAATTTCTTACACCAGCTTCAAGTACCATCATAATGAATCGTTTTAAATTCTTAGAGCTTGGTGGAAATGATCAAGAGTTTATAGGACATGGTTATGAAGATTTTGACTTAATGATGCGAATTTTAAAAAGTTGTGCCAATTTTGAAGCAATGCCTACTAATTTAGAATTTGATTATAGAAATTGGAGTTTTAATGATTATAAAGGTTTTAGGGCTTTGTTTTCAGTAGTCGGAAATGAAGCTTGTGTGCATGGAATTTATCTTTATCATCTTTGGCATACCGAACCCAATCAAAATGGATATTTAGATAACAGAGAGATCAACCATCAAAAATTCTATCAAAAACTTAAAAACTATAAAGATATTTTTGATGGTCCTGATAGCTTAATAGAAAATGAAGCTAAAGATCGCAATGCTTTAGTATTTTTTCGGCAAAACTCAAATTTATATAGTGGTTTGCGAGCAATAATGCCTTATTTTGAAAAAATTATTTCAGCTAAAGAATACTATTTTTTCGATGAAAAAGATAGATTTGATTCTAAAAGTTTTTTAAAATTTTATCATCAAAATAATATCACACATATCATTTTTCCAAATTCTCACGCTAATGAAAAAAGACTTGAAATTTTTAATTTTGTAAGAGAAGAAAATTTACCTTTTATTGTTTATGATAGGGGTGCTTTACCTGATTCTTGGTTTTTTGACGATAAAGGCTTTAATTATGATTCTACTTCTTATGATGAAAAAAATTGGAACAAAGCTTTAAATGAAGAACAAATTGCCAAAACACTTGCCTATATAGAAGAAGTTTTAAAAGGAGAAAAATTTTTAGAAAAGCAAGGATTAAGCAAAGGAAGTGATAATCTAAAACGAAAATTAGGTTTAAGACATAAAAAGATTTT is a genomic window containing:
- a CDS encoding helix-turn-helix domain-containing protein, whose product is MKVVNRINEILKEKNISKKELANRLINLGMRANKTGEIPTLSSIYAYLNGNIDIKADMIPFIADALGVFEQELFSDKKEENFKIVRKLYKNKISHQNYSNLLELLEFLSPKNLEILEEILLQNKAKSLEISSLLRKNL
- a CDS encoding capsular biosynthesis protein, with product MTKLSIIIPFGTSKERPYIKERVINKANEYKSDELVEYIFVEGFSSLEHKELKSLIESKGHRYFKDETQQLSKAFSLGQCRNLGIINAKSDVVMSLDVDYVISEKNLGNILELISIKEIDKNPNAFLVLPCVFLNEFGTEILQGYKLSLWDNIIIHDMNFDRKFIKFLTPASSTIIMNRFKFLELGGNDQEFIGHGYEDFDLMMRILKSCANFEAMPTNLEFDYRNWSFNDYKGFRALFSVVGNEACVHGIYLYHLWHTEPNQNGYLDNREINHQKFYQKLKNYKDIFDGPDSLIENEAKDRNALVFFRQNSNLYSGLRAIMPYFEKIISAKEYYFFDEKDRFDSKSFLKFYHQNNITHIIFPNSHANEKRLEIFNFVREENLPFIVYDRGALPDSWFFDDKGFNYDSTSYDEKNWNKALNEEQIAKTLAYIEEVLKGEKFLEKQGLSKGSDNLKRKLGLRHKKIFFVPLQVKDDSVLKNFTYEPFLYENFLNILNELAKKLFIENIVFVVKKHPLSLDLDKKPYDNLVFAPDDTNLNDLLGLCDAVLTLNSGVGIYAILAKKPCIVCANAFYRFDNLNLQANNEKELLEHILSISQGKFNFDEEKALRFIYYLRYEFYSFGKSYYKKSEENGRIFTRVYRIEFYSLILFGKKILDFNSVEKQNYKLNSPIYKPYIYEIKEKKLKGSLKDNLIVTTQAKFSHFKFYRLFRKFITNPKDFIMDSKKPFMKPIKLILRRAL